CCGGAAACCTCCGGGATATCATCACCGCGTTGCAGGACAATACTATACGCACGCCCGGGATATATAGGTTGTTGAAGCACCGGATACATCCCCGAAAAACCCTCCAAATCATATGGACATCATATGGATTCTTCGAGGGTTTTCTCCTGGTGGATGAGGGGAATGTATCCTTCTGTGGTCAAAAACCATACTGCAGCATGCTGCACACCCGGTCTCTGTGGGAATTGTAAAACCCTGCATCGCCTCATATAAGCGGCTGCTATGGGTTTTTTGGTGGAAAATGCGGCAAATTTACCGCCCTTTTCCTCCAGGGCAATCCCTTGCGACTCTAATAGATTATCACACCTCTCTAATAAATTCTTCTTTTTGATCAGCTCCGGCATGCAGATATCTCTCGTGCCGCGCCTTATTTCAGGGTTTCATGCAGGCCATATCATGGTGGCGCTCCCATTGATAGCGCCCCCTCTGCCATGACGCGCAGGCTGGTACTCAAACAGATGCCAGGTATGCTGAATCTCACCTGGATGAGTGCCAGATACAAAAAGAGAACAGGACTGCAACCATCATCCATCACCCATCATCCGGAAGAAGAATCATACATTATTTCGTGCAGGAGCATTCTATGCATGTGCAGGTGACAGTATAGAAACTGAGGTTTGGGGGTATGCCTGGTGAATAATGAAAAAGAGAGAGAGCAAGAGAGAGGACAGAAGGGGCGCTTCCAGCAGATATCTCTCTGTATCGTCCAGGAGTGGGATCCGGATGAGATCATTTCCCTCTATCAGGAAGGCGGCTGGTGGGACGACTCCTGGGATCGGTCAAAGATACCGGCAATGATCCGGGGAAGCCACCGGTTTATTGTTGCCGTGGATGAAATCACCGGTTCGGCTGTTGGAATGGGCAGGACAATATCTGATGGTGTATCTGATGCATACATCCAGGATGTGGTGGTCCGGAAAGAGTACAGGCGGTGCTATATCGGGGTGCAGATTATCCGGCTTCTGACCAGAATCTGCGAGGAGGAGGGGATACTATGGATAGGTCTCATATCTGAGCCTGGAACCCTGCATTTTTACAAAAAGATAGGCTTCCAACCGATGGAGCAATATATACCAATGATCTACAAGAAAGAGGACGACAATGCTCTCTCTCAATGACTTCCAACCGGTTTCACCTGAAAACAAGGATCTCATTGAACAGTACCTGAGATCATATCCCCAGGAGCATAGCGATAATACCATCATAAACATGCTCTGCTGGAACCACTATGCGCATTACCACTATGCTATTGCAGATGATGCGCTTGTCATTATGACCATAGTGGGGGGTGAGCGGACATTCAGGCTTCCAATTGGAGAGCAGAACGACTCGCTTCTCAGAAATCTCATAGCTCTCGCCGCAAAAGAGGGCGGGTCCATCCCGCTTCAGATACTTGATTCGGCAGGGTATGCGTGGCTCTTGCGCCTGTATCCGCACCTCCCGGTCATTGACGATCGGGATTTTGCAGATTATGTCTACCTTGCCTCGGATCTTGCCGATCTCAAGGGAAGGCAGTACCTGACGATCCGGGGAGAGATCAACAGGTTCAGGCGCTTACGGGACTATACAGTAGCTGAGATGTCAGGAGAATCAATGGATGAGATCCGCGAATTCCTGGAGAAATGGTGTGAGTGGAAGCATTGTGACGAGACGCCCATACTTGCTTATGAACGGGATGCTGTCTTTTATGCGATCGATCACTTCTCCCTGATCAATGCCTCCGGCATGGTCGTCAAAACCGAGGAGGGGATCGGGGCAATAGCAATCTATGGGGAACTCAATCCGGAGACGCTTGTCATCCATTTTGAGAAAGGCCTTCCCGGTTTTGAAGGCATCTACAAGGTGATCAATATGGAGACTGCAGCTGCCTGCCAATCGCGCTATACGTATATCAACAGGGAGTCTGATATGGGGGTGCCCGGTCTGCGTGAGGCAAAAACCCGGTACCATCCGCATCATATGGCGCCTGTCCGGTATGTACGGAAACAGGATCTGGATGATCTGGTTTTGAAAGGATTGTGATGATACACAACGGATACAATCATTTTCCTCCGTCTGTTTCCGTTCCATCTCCTTCCAATCCAAACTCTCTCTCTCTCTCCTGTTCCTTCCTCTGCAGCTCCCTTTCTCCTGCGTCTCCTGACGTATCTGCTTATCCCGACTTATCTGCATATCCCAAGGATTGAATGCATCGACTCAGCTGAAATGGATGGCTTTGCAGATTCGAGCCAGAGGTAAAATCCAACCCTGCCCGGAGTTATACGCTCATACTTGAACCCTCCCGACTTCTCAGGCACCATCTTATAGTAGACCCGCTTCTTCCTCGGCTTGAGATAAATAACCGGCGAGATTTCGGGGAGATCCATTGCAAGGACGGCTTTTGAGTAATCTCTGGCAAGATCGTGATACCCGAGGATGTCGCTTTTCACCCTGAGACCATATCTTGAGATCAACTCCTTCTGGGCTCCCTCGTGGAGTGCACCGAAGATGACCTTTTTGACGAGTGGCGAAACCTGGGGATCTGATCGTATCTCGTTTTGTGACGCACCTTTGTTTGCTGCAATGAGGAGGCGGGCAAGGGTTGAATCATGAAACTGCTTGTAATCAAATGGGCGGGTGCGGAGTGAGAGGGCGCTGATCAGCTTTGGATTATTTACTGCCGCCCTCGGAAGTGAAGCCAGGCGGAGCGGACGGAGCGAGGATTTGAGCTCTTCGCAGGAGAATGTTCCGACATAGGCATTCTCATCCTGTTTACAGAGCCGCCTGACAACCTGGGTGTTTTTGATGTCGACTGCTGAAAAGAGTGCAAAATCAACAGTCTCCTGCCTGAAAAGGTATCCGAAGAGTTTCTTTTTATACTGAATCTCAGCTTCCAGATCTTTTAGATCAGCCGGGGAGGTGACAATCTCTGCAAATGAAATTTTATTGTTTTTATCTATGAGCAGGAGATCAACCTCTGCCAGATCCTGCCCATTCCCTCTCACCCGGATATCTCCTTTCTCGGCATAATAAATACCATTCTGGCCGAGAGCTATCCGGATGGGGCGTCTGGGTGCATCAGCACCTTTCTTGACTATCTTTTTCAATGCGGGAGTTGAGGACGCTGTCTCAAGAAGCAGCTCATAGATGAGAGCCTCATACCAGTACCCCTCGACGGTTCGCATCTCCATGATATCATCTGAGAAGAGTTTGATGTTATCACCCTTCTTCAGGTGACGCAGCGCCCTGATCGCAAGTGCCCTGTTTGGTTCAAACGAAGCACAATTTGTTCTCAACCAGTCTAACACTGCCTCTCTCCCTCCTTTCTGGATTGGATCAATCCCGGGGGATAAATACGCCTCCTGTGCGCACCTGCCGGTAATACACCCGGAAACTCCGGTTTACGGGTACGAGTACCCTCTTTGTGCTCCCGGATTCTCCGGGGTAGCAGACAATTTGCTATCATATCTTCTGCCTGTTTATGGTTTAGTGGGCCCTGTTGCAGCACCTGATCCCGGCTGCGTCTGATCCGGTGTTTGCCAAAACCCCTTGTCACGTTTTCGTATCTGATTCACGCCTGTTTTTTTTCCCTTCCAGGCTATCCGGCTTCATTAAGGCTTTTCTCTTCACCATCTTATCCCAGAACGACGATCGATCGGGTCAGGCTTTTGTGGACACGCTGGGAGAATGAGTGAACTATCTCGAAAAATTCCTCTGCTATCGGAGAAATAGTTCTGTGGGTGACGAGCACCGCCCTCCTCCCGGGTTTGAGTATCCGCCGTATCTCTCTGAGTGATTCCGCATAAAGCCGGTCAAGGCTTGCCGCTTTGATTGAGGTTGACTGGCCATAGGGGAGATCCGCTGCAACCGCATCAACTGATCCATCTGCGAGAGGGAGTTGACAGGTATCTGCACGGAGACAGGCGACATGGGGCAGGTTTTCCCGGGTGCCATCAATCATCGCGGGATCAATATCAGATCCCACAACGCGTGCTCCAACCAGCTGACCTTCAAGGAGTATGCCTCCTGTCCCGCAGAAGGGATCATACAGAATCTCTTTCGGCTGTACGTGGGTGAGATTTACCATTGCACGTGCCATGAGGGGCATCATCACTCCCGGATGGAAGAACTTCCGCCGCATTGGATTCCGGTATGCATAGGATCCCCGGTTGATATGGTGAATGACCCTGCCAAGGTAGCAGGTATCATTTGAAAATATAGCCCTGAATTCTTCACCTGGTGCTTTCAGCGATACATCGCCGTTGATATAATCTCCCATTATCCGTTCGATGACTGGTCGGGATTCCGGTAGTATCGCAGGATGAATTCTTTTAATCCGGCATGCAAAGGGCTTCTCTGCAGTCAGGGAGAGGTCGCGGAGAAGGCTGGTTATCTCGTCCATCTCTGCCGGGCAGGACCCGAGGTACTCCATAACAACATGCGTCTGTGCAAGCCTGATAGTATCTCCGGGAACCTGGCAGTCTGCAATGGCAACCTGTGGAGCCGTTGCACAAACCCTGCCGACACACCCGATCTCAGCAGCCGGGAGATCCGGGTGTTCGCCGGAGAGCTCAAAGAGCAGTTTCATCCATATATCTGTTGGTTATGGCAGAAGAAATACCTGTGCAATGGATTCACCAGCTTTGTTCTGCAAAAACCACCCTGCCGGGATGGGGAGATGTCATTATGCATTCTTGCATGGAGTAGTACGGGAATCGTATATTCTGGCAAAATAAAAAAGAAGGTGATATCTTGCCTGGTATTGCTTGGGAAAGAAAGCGGCGTTTACCTGCCCATCACTTTTTCAAAGAAACCTTTCTTCCCGGTTGAAGCTTCAGCCCCGGATCCGTCTCTCTCTTCAAGCTCACGGATCTTCTCATACAGCTCCATGACCTCAGAACCTGGATCCTTTGGAGTGACGATGATGACCCGTACCAACAGATCGCCCGGACGACCCCGGCGACGTATTCCTTCACCTGGAATCCTGAGTGCTGTACCATACTGGATGCCTGGTGGGATTTTCAGGTTGACTCTGCGGTTATCAATCGTCTCGATCTCAACTTCTGATCCGAGAACCGCCTGTGCAGGTGATATCCTAACACCGGTCTCGAGCGTATCTCCTTTTCGATCGAACCGCGTATCGGACTCGACCATCACCTCGATATAGAGATCTCCGGTTGCGGCACCATAGTCTCCTGCCTCACCATATCCTTCCATACGGAGCCTCATCCCGGACTCGACACCGGCGGGGATGTGAATGGTGACTGTCCTCTGTACCTGGGTGTGTCCGCTGCCATTACAGGAGGTGCATGGCTGCTCGGGGATCCTGCCTTTTCCATTACATTCGGTACAGGTCGTCATCCTGACAAACTGGCCAAAAAGCGACTGGCTGACAGATCGCATCTGGCCACTCCCTCCACACCTGGAACAGACACTCTGGCGTTTGTTGGCGCTGCCTGTTCCATCACAGGAGGGGCATGCCTCTGCATGCATCACCTTGATGTCCCGGTCTGTGCCAAATACGGCATCACGAAGTGAGACAGAGATCCTCATCAGCAGATCTGCCCCACGCTGTGGGCCTGACCGGGATCCGCGTCCACCAAAGAATGTATCGAATATATCTCCAAAACCGGCAAAATCTGAAGAGAATCCGTATCCTCCGCTGCCAGAACCGCTGTAGCTTCCTTTTGAGGCATTCGTATATGCCTCATGGCCGAGCTGATCATACTGCCTGCGTTTATCTGCATCGGAGAGGATGCTGTATGCTTCATTGATCTTTTTGAAGCGTTCCTCAGCACCCTCGTCCTTGCAGACATCAGGATGATACTTCCGGGCAAGGTTGCGGTATGCTCTCTTTATCTCCTTCTCCGGTGCATTCTTTGGAACGCCGAGGATCTCATAGTAGCTCTCCGCAACCATTCAACTCACTCTTTTTTGACTTCGTAGTCTGCGTCGACGACGGTGTCGTCTTTTGCCGCTTCACCTTCAGCCCCGGCTGCCTCCTGTGCTTCCTGGCCGGCCTTCTCGTAGATCTTTGTTGTGACTTTGAAGACAGCTTCCTGGAGAGCGTCCATCTTCTCCTTGATTGCGACAGTGTCTTCGCCTTCAAGTGCGGTCCGAAGGGCTGCTGTCGCCTCCTCGATCGCGGTCTTGTCCTCGGCATCAAGCTTGTCTTCGCTCTCTTTGATCAGTTTTTCCGCGCTGTAGACAGCCATGTCGGCATTGTTCCTGATCTCGATCTCCTCACGCTTCTTTTTGTCTTCTTCCTCATGGAGCTGGGCGTCCTGCACCATCTTCTCGATCTCATCATCTGAGAGGTCTTTCTTTCCGGTGATGGTGATGGATTGCTCGTTACCAGAACCAAGATCCTTTGCTGATACATGGACGATGCCATTTGCATCAATATCGAATGTCACCTCGATCTGGGGAACTCCGCGTGGTGCGGGGGGGATGCCCGTGAGCTGGAACCGCCCGAGTGAGAAATTGTCTCGTGCAAACTGCCGTTCACCCTGGACAACATGGATCTCGACACTTGTCTGCCCGTCTGCTGCGGTTGAGAAGATCTGGCTCTTCCGGGTCGGGATGGTTGTGTTCCGCTCAATGAGGGGTGTTGCAATATTGCCGAGGGTCTCAATACCGAGCGTGAGCGGGGTCACATCCAGGAGAACAACATCCTTTGCTTCCCCTGAGAGGACTGCACCCTGGATTGCTGCTCCCAGTGCCACACATTCGTCGGGGTTGATTCCCTTATCAGGTTCTTTGCCTGTTACTTTTTTGACTGTCTCAACAACAAGCGGAACCCGTGTGGATCCGCCAACAAGCAGGACATGGTTGATATCCTTTGTCTCAAGACCTGCATCTTTCAGTGCATTCTTCACAGGGCCTACCGTTTTTTCAACCAGATCCCCAATCAGCTGCTCGAGCTTTGCACGGGTCAGATCCACGTCAAGGAACTTCGGTCCTGAGTCGGTTGTCGTGATGTAGGGGAGGTTGATATTGGTCTTCTGTAGTGACGAAAGCTCAATCTTTGCCCTCTCTGCTGCATCTTTTAAGCGCTGGAGTGCTACCGGATCTTTTCTGAGATCGATTCCTTCCTTCTGTTTGAAGTCATCAACCAGGAAATCGATGATCCGGTCGTCAAAGTCGTCTCCACCAAGCTTGTTGATACCATTGGTTGCCAGTACCTCAAAGACACCATCACCAAGTGTCAGGATCGAGACATCAAATGTACCTCCACCCAGATCATAGACAAGAACAGTCGATTCACCTTCCTTGTCAAGACCATATGCAAGCGAGCTTGCGGTCGGCTCGTTGATGATCCTCATCACTTCAAGGCCTGCAATCTTGCCGGCATCCTTTGTTGCCTGGCGCTGTGCATCATTGAAGTATGCGGGGACAGTGATGACGGCTTTTGTGATTTTTTCCCCGAGATAGGACTCAGCGTCTACTTTGAGCTTCTGAAGGATCATCGCTGAGATCTCCTGTGGAGAATATTTTTTATCGCCGATTGCGACTGTCTCTTCTGTTCCAATCTTTCGCTTGATCGAGGCGATGGTTCTTGTCGGGTTTGTCACAGCCTGACGCTTTGCAACACTTCCAACAAGGCGCTCTCCGTCTTTTGAGAATGCAACAACTGATGGCGTTGTTCGTGCACCCTCGGAGTTTGGGATCACCTTTGAGGTTCCACCTTCCATGATTGCCATGCAGGAGAACGTCGTTCCCAGATCAATGCCCAGAATCTTTTCACCACTCATAATTCCAACTCCGTTTATTCATTTCCTTTTGCTACTGCCACTTTGGCGCATCTGATTACTTTGTCATGCATACAATACCCGCGCACCACTTCATCAATGATCACACCATCTTCATGGTCTGAATTGACGTGCGCAATCGCTTCATGCTCATTTGGATCAAAGCGGGTGTGTAAGCACTCAATTGGGGTGATGCCGTTCCTCTCAAGGACTGAAAGGAAGAGCTTATGAATCTGAACCAGTCCCTCTCTCAGATCTCTGTCATCTGCCTTGAGGGCACGTTCAAGATTGTCCAGGATCTCCAGGACATCAAGTGCGAACCGTTCATTTGCGAACCTGATAAACTGCTCCTGTTCCCGTGCCATCCGCTTTTTATAATTGTCAAAGTCAGCGGCGAGCCGGAGGAACTTCTCATTGAGTTCGTCATATTCTGCCCGGGAGATCATGTGAGAAGGATCAATTGTCTCTTCCCTCTCGATCATCTCTTCGCTCATGGCCCCTTCCTGTCGCTTTTTTTCATCATCCTCCATAGAAGATCACATCAAATATGTTACTCACATTTTCGTGCTGCATCTAATATTGTAATGTAGTTCTATATATATTTGTCCCTAACCTTACGTAAATATATGTCCCATCACCTCCCTCTTCATACCGGTCTTTAAAATCCAATTATGCTGGTATTTTCTTTTTTTTTGAGTAATACGGATTGTTTGTGTGCAAACGACAATACCTGGCAAACACCCGGCTCTGGCGGGGCGCATGAGCACGTCGCAGAGTAGGGGAATAACCCTCAGCTTCGTCAAACGAGGCTTCAGCATGAATTAATTTTTCAGAGCACGCTCCCACTCCGGAATGGATGAAACTATTATTCTTGAGGATCAATCTGTGCATCATATGAAGACAGCTCTCCTCTCTGTCTGGGATAAGACAGGAATAATCGACTTTGCACGTTTTCTACACGAGCAAGGCATCGCTCTTTTGAGTTCCGGTGGTACGGCAAAGGCGCTCTCGGAAGCCTCCCTTCCCTATACCGAGGTTTCGCAGTATACCGGATCGCCTGAGATGATGGATGGACGGGTTAAAACGCTCCACCCGAAGATCCATGGCGGGCTCCTCGGCAGGCGTGGTACTGACGATGCGGTGATGGCAGAACATGGAATCGAAGGTATAGACATCCTCTGTGTCAATCTCTATCCATTTGAGAAGATGTCGGCAGAGAATCTTCCAATCGAGGATCTTGTCGAATTTATTGATATCGGTGGTCCTGCAATGATCCGGGCTGCAGCGAAGAATTACAGGGATGTCTGTGTGGTCTGTGACCCGGCTGACTATCCTGTCATAACCGAGGCTGTCACAGCAGGTACTATAACCACCACGCTCCGTCTCCGGCTTGCAAAGAAGGCATTTGCACGGACAGCTGCATATGATGCTGCGATCAGCAACCATCTCCACAGCCTGGACTCCGTTTTCCCCGATGTGCTGACGGTTCAGTACCAGGGAGGCAGGATCCTGCGGTATGGTGAGAATCCCCATCAGCAGGCAGCAGTCTATGGGACAACCGGTATTGCAGGTTCTATTCCCGTGCAGGGAAAACCGATGTCATACAATAATTACCTTGATCTCCATGCTGCTGTCGGCCTGCTCAGGGAGTTTGATGATGCCGCGTGTGTCACGGTGAAGCATAATAACCCCTGCGGGGTCGCCATCGGCTCAAATCTGCTTGAGGCATATATCAGATCACGTGATGTTGATCCGGTCTCTGCATATGGAGCAGTTGTTGCGATGAATCGGGGGGTTGACAGTGATGTTGCAGACGCGATCTGCAGTACCTTTGTTGAGGTCGTTGTTGCCCCCTCCTATACTCCGGAGGCACGGGAGATGATGAAAGCCAAGGAGAATATGCGGCTCCTGACGCTCCCTCCCCCCATACTCTCTGATGAAATCCGATCCATTGACGGGGGTGCCCTCCTGATGCGGACCCCTCCATACCGCGAACACTGGGAGGTGGTATCCGAGCGTGAGCCAACCGCAGCAGAGCTTGAGGCGATGCGGCTTGCCTGGCGGGTCTGCAAGCATACCAAGAGCAACACCATCATCTTTGCCAGCAATGAGGAGACCCTTGGGATTGGCGCAGGACAGATGAGCAGGGTGGATGCGGCAAAGATTGCAATCCAGAAAGCCGGTAAGCCCCTGGAGGGATCGGTTGTCGCCTCAGATGCCTTCCTCCCGTTCCCGGATACGCTTCTGGTGGCAGCAGACGCGGGTGCAACCGCGCTTATCCAGCCGGGTGGATCGATACGGGATGCAGAGGTGATAGAGGCTGCAAACCAGCGGAATATGGCCATGGTCTTCACCGGTGTGCGGTACTTCAGGCATTAAAGAATGAAGCCCTGATCCGGGGGTTGAGAAAATAACAATATTTTTATTTTTGAAGCACTCCTCTTAATATGTCTCATCCAATCTCTTTTTAAACCAAATGTATGCCGGTGAGCGGCATGTATCATCAATAATGATTGTTGAACTGGTGTATTTAATCATAGTAATTCATTTCAAACCAGTTGAACGGGTATTCAGGTAACTACGCTGATAAGCACATCCCAATCTGAAAAAAACCCGTAAATTTCTCTCAAATACAGGAAAAATTTATATAGAAAGGCGATAGTATTCTGATTACCACAGAGGTGGTTCTTTATGGAATACGGTCAAATGCTTGGTGACTCTTTTGAGTATACGAAGGAATGCCTGGTTGGCAAGTGGATGAAGTGGGTTCTCCTCATCATCTCTGCAATCATCTTCCCTCTCCTGTACGGCTATCTGGTACGAATCTTCAAAGGGACAAAACCCGCGCCTGAACTTGAGGACTGGGGGAGTCTCTTTATTGACGGTATCAAACTACTGATTGTCGGTATCATCTATGCACTTCCTGTCCTGATTGTAGCATTCCTCCTTATGGGTGGTACAATGTTTGCTGCTGCCATGGGAGGAGATATGGGAGCAGCTGTTGGTGCAATGGGTGCCCTGACAGGCATGCTTGTTGTGTTTATTCTTGCCTTTATAATCTGGCTTTTCGTCCCGATGGCATATATCCGGTTTGCCCGGACAGGCTCAATCGGTGAGGCATTCAACTTCAGCGCTATCCTGGGACATATCGGAAAGGTCGGCTGGATCAACTACATCATCGCGTTAATTATCCTTGGAGTCGTCATCGCACTCGTCCAGTTCGTCCTGGGTATCATCCCGATCATCGGCTGGTTTTTGATGATTGTCCTCATACCTG
This is a stretch of genomic DNA from Methanocalculus natronophilus. It encodes these proteins:
- a CDS encoding GNAT family N-acetyltransferase → MNNEKEREQERGQKGRFQQISLCIVQEWDPDEIISLYQEGGWWDDSWDRSKIPAMIRGSHRFIVAVDEITGSAVGMGRTISDGVSDAYIQDVVVRKEYRRCYIGVQIIRLLTRICEEEGILWIGLISEPGTLHFYKKIGFQPMEQYIPMIYKKEDDNALSQ
- a CDS encoding DUF2156 domain-containing protein, translating into MLSLNDFQPVSPENKDLIEQYLRSYPQEHSDNTIINMLCWNHYAHYHYAIADDALVIMTIVGGERTFRLPIGEQNDSLLRNLIALAAKEGGSIPLQILDSAGYAWLLRLYPHLPVIDDRDFADYVYLASDLADLKGRQYLTIRGEINRFRRLRDYTVAEMSGESMDEIREFLEKWCEWKHCDETPILAYERDAVFYAIDHFSLINASGMVVKTEEGIGAIAIYGELNPETLVIHFEKGLPGFEGIYKVINMETAAACQSRYTYINRESDMGVPGLREAKTRYHPHHMAPVRYVRKQDLDDLVLKGL
- a CDS encoding methyltransferase domain-containing protein translates to MKLLFELSGEHPDLPAAEIGCVGRVCATAPQVAIADCQVPGDTIRLAQTHVVMEYLGSCPAEMDEITSLLRDLSLTAEKPFACRIKRIHPAILPESRPVIERIMGDYINGDVSLKAPGEEFRAIFSNDTCYLGRVIHHINRGSYAYRNPMRRKFFHPGVMMPLMARAMVNLTHVQPKEILYDPFCGTGGILLEGQLVGARVVGSDIDPAMIDGTRENLPHVACLRADTCQLPLADGSVDAVAADLPYGQSTSIKAASLDRLYAESLREIRRILKPGRRAVLVTHRTISPIAEEFFEIVHSFSQRVHKSLTRSIVVLG
- the dnaJ gene encoding molecular chaperone DnaJ: MVAESYYEILGVPKNAPEKEIKRAYRNLARKYHPDVCKDEGAEERFKKINEAYSILSDADKRRQYDQLGHEAYTNASKGSYSGSGSGGYGFSSDFAGFGDIFDTFFGGRGSRSGPQRGADLLMRISVSLRDAVFGTDRDIKVMHAEACPSCDGTGSANKRQSVCSRCGGSGQMRSVSQSLFGQFVRMTTCTECNGKGRIPEQPCTSCNGSGHTQVQRTVTIHIPAGVESGMRLRMEGYGEAGDYGAATGDLYIEVMVESDTRFDRKGDTLETGVRISPAQAVLGSEVEIETIDNRRVNLKIPPGIQYGTALRIPGEGIRRRGRPGDLLVRVIIVTPKDPGSEVMELYEKIRELEERDGSGAEASTGKKGFFEKVMGR
- the dnaK gene encoding molecular chaperone DnaK, coding for MSGEKILGIDLGTTFSCMAIMEGGTSKVIPNSEGARTTPSVVAFSKDGERLVGSVAKRQAVTNPTRTIASIKRKIGTEETVAIGDKKYSPQEISAMILQKLKVDAESYLGEKITKAVITVPAYFNDAQRQATKDAGKIAGLEVMRIINEPTASSLAYGLDKEGESTVLVYDLGGGTFDVSILTLGDGVFEVLATNGINKLGGDDFDDRIIDFLVDDFKQKEGIDLRKDPVALQRLKDAAERAKIELSSLQKTNINLPYITTTDSGPKFLDVDLTRAKLEQLIGDLVEKTVGPVKNALKDAGLETKDINHVLLVGGSTRVPLVVETVKKVTGKEPDKGINPDECVALGAAIQGAVLSGEAKDVVLLDVTPLTLGIETLGNIATPLIERNTTIPTRKSQIFSTAADGQTSVEIHVVQGERQFARDNFSLGRFQLTGIPPAPRGVPQIEVTFDIDANGIVHVSAKDLGSGNEQSITITGKKDLSDDEIEKMVQDAQLHEEEDKKKREEIEIRNNADMAVYSAEKLIKESEDKLDAEDKTAIEEATAALRTALEGEDTVAIKEKMDALQEAVFKVTTKIYEKAGQEAQEAAGAEGEAAKDDTVVDADYEVKKE
- a CDS encoding nucleotide exchange factor GrpE, translating into MEDDEKKRQEGAMSEEMIEREETIDPSHMISRAEYDELNEKFLRLAADFDNYKKRMAREQEQFIRFANERFALDVLEILDNLERALKADDRDLREGLVQIHKLFLSVLERNGITPIECLHTRFDPNEHEAIAHVNSDHEDGVIIDEVVRGYCMHDKVIRCAKVAVAKGNE
- the purH gene encoding bifunctional phosphoribosylaminoimidazolecarboxamide formyltransferase/IMP cyclohydrolase, with product MKTALLSVWDKTGIIDFARFLHEQGIALLSSGGTAKALSEASLPYTEVSQYTGSPEMMDGRVKTLHPKIHGGLLGRRGTDDAVMAEHGIEGIDILCVNLYPFEKMSAENLPIEDLVEFIDIGGPAMIRAAAKNYRDVCVVCDPADYPVITEAVTAGTITTTLRLRLAKKAFARTAAYDAAISNHLHSLDSVFPDVLTVQYQGGRILRYGENPHQQAAVYGTTGIAGSIPVQGKPMSYNNYLDLHAAVGLLREFDDAACVTVKHNNPCGVAIGSNLLEAYIRSRDVDPVSAYGAVVAMNRGVDSDVADAICSTFVEVVVAPSYTPEAREMMKAKENMRLLTLPPPILSDEIRSIDGGALLMRTPPYREHWEVVSEREPTAAELEAMRLAWRVCKHTKSNTIIFASNEETLGIGAGQMSRVDAAKIAIQKAGKPLEGSVVASDAFLPFPDTLLVAADAGATALIQPGGSIRDAEVIEAANQRNMAMVFTGVRYFRH
- a CDS encoding DUF4013 domain-containing protein yields the protein MEYGQMLGDSFEYTKECLVGKWMKWVLLIISAIIFPLLYGYLVRIFKGTKPAPELEDWGSLFIDGIKLLIVGIIYALPVLIVAFLLMGGTMFAAAMGGDMGAAVGAMGALTGMLVVFILAFIIWLFVPMAYIRFARTGSIGEAFNFSAILGHIGKVGWINYIIALIILGVVIALVQFVLGIIPIIGWFLMIVLIPAFAIFGARYITLIYDSVPA